The Fusobacterium russii ATCC 25533 sequence ATTTTTTCCTTAGAATTGACAGTTTTAGTTTTTTTATGCTTTATATATTTATTTATAAGTGCAAATACAATAACTGTAGGTATAATTGATAAAGTTCTTGTCAGTTTTACCATAGTAGCAAAATCTCCAGCTGCTTCAGAGAAAGCATAACCGGCAGCAACCACACTTGAAGTATCGTTTACAGCTGTCCCAGCCCATAGTCCATAGGCAATATCCGACAAATTCAAAGCCCTTCCCATAATTGGGAATAAGATTATCATAGCCATATCAAATATAAAAGTCGCGGACATTGCGTATGCAATATCAATATCCTTAGCTTCTATAACAGGAGCGATAGCTGCTATTGCAGAACCACCGCAGATACCGGTTCCCGCAGAAATCATATTAGACAGTTTCCAATTAATTTTTAAAGCCCTTCCTATAAAGTGCCCTAGCCCAAAGCAAGTAAGTAGAGTAAAACACATCACATATATTGATAGTTTACCGACTTGAAAAACAATAATCATGTTTAGGGAAGCACCCAATAAAATTATAGCAAACTTTAACACTTTTTTTGATGTGAATTTTAGTCCTGATGAAAATTTTTCTGTGGAAGTCCAAAAATGATTTATTATCATTCCAAGAAAGAGTGCAATAACAGAAGCACCTATTAATTTTACAGGTAATAAATATTCTAAAAACTTAGAGATGAGGGCTATTAAAAGGGCTAAGAAGAATCCCGGTATAATTTTTTTAACAGTTTCAAATTTATGTAACAACATTTTCCTCTTTCTTCCTTTCTATTAGTATTACTTTTCTATGTTAACACAAAACTATAATAATGAAAAATATCTTATTATAATATAAAAAAATTTTCTTATAAAAAAAATGTATTAAAAAACTGTCACAAATTTTAAAAATGTAACAGCTTTTCCTAAAATTTATAAAATTTTTAATATTTCAATAATTTTACTTCTTTATCAGCCAAACTTTTTTTTATATCTATAACTCTTTGATTGGAGCTTCCTCGCCATTTTAAATTTAAGTCTTTGAGCTCATCAATATATTTACCATCTATCAGCACATCACAGAGAGAAATTAATTCTTTTCTTTTAGGCTCAGCCAATATTTCTTCCCAAGTAAAGCCCGACCATATCCAAATATCCTTATCAGGTAATTCAGCTTTAAATTTTTTAATAAACTTTATTAAGGGATTAATATTTTTAGGATATGTTGGATCACCGCCTAGAAGTGAAAGCCCTTTTATTGTTTTTCCATATTTTTTGAAAAATAATATAATTTCATCCTCTTGCTTTTCTGTGAACTTTTCTCCATATTTAGGATTCCAAGTTTCCACATTAAAGCAATTTTTACAAGCATGATTACAACCACTTACAAAAAGGCTTACTCTTATTCCTATTCCATTTATCATATCTGCGTATTTTATTCCCGAATAATTCATTTCTTTAACTATGTT is a genomic window containing:
- a CDS encoding YeiH family protein; translation: MLLHKFETVKKIIPGFFLALLIALISKFLEYLLPVKLIGASVIALFLGMIINHFWTSTEKFSSGLKFTSKKVLKFAIILLGASLNMIIVFQVGKLSIYVMCFTLLTCFGLGHFIGRALKINWKLSNMISAGTGICGGSAIAAIAPVIEAKDIDIAYAMSATFIFDMAMIILFPIMGRALNLSDIAYGLWAGTAVNDTSSVVAAGYAFSEAAGDFATMVKLTRTLSIIPTVIVFALINKYIKHKKTKTVNSKEKIKIKITELIPWFILFFLVLTAFNSMGFISKEISLLLKNISKILMISALAAIGLNTSFKEMRNSGIVPMLHGFIISALVVIVAIVVEYFMGIV
- the nrdG gene encoding anaerobic ribonucleoside-triphosphate reductase activating protein; the protein is MNYSGIKYADMINGIGIRVSLFVSGCNHACKNCFNVETWNPKYGEKFTEKQEDEIILFFKKYGKTIKGLSLLGGDPTYPKNINPLIKFIKKFKAELPDKDIWIWSGFTWEEILAEPKRKELISLCDVLIDGKYIDELKDLNLKWRGSSNQRVIDIKKSLADKEVKLLKY